Proteins from a genomic interval of Bacteroidota bacterium:
- a CDS encoding methylmalonyl-CoA mutase family protein codes for MQTDVYRPKHKIRFVTAASLFDGHDAAINIIRRLLQASGAEVIHLGHNRSVQEIVEAAIQEDVQGIAVSSYQGGHMEFFKYMIDLLRQRGASHVRVFGGGGGVIVPQEIQELEAYGVCKIFSPEDGRSMGLQGMINYMLRQCDFPTVRQLNGQWEALRRRDTKAIAELITYAELHPAEARKRLPVAVGADSEEGMWASSIDKPIPVVGITGTGGSGKSSLVDELVRRFLNDFPELTIGIVSVDPSQRRTGGALLGDRIRMNSASNSRVYMRSLATRASERAVSQAAREAIEILKLAAFDLLILETSGIGQADTEIVDIADITLYVMTPEYGAPTQLEKINMLDLADLVVLNKFEKRGGLDALRDVRKQVRRNRGLFNVPDEQLPVYATIASRFDDPGTNRLYVALLERIRERFGLDWRSRTYGEEAGAVIPEKRPLIPPQRERYLSEIADTVRRYHRWAEEQIQIARKWGQVRGVIQQVQRWNPEDRELLLERLQRMEQHWADRLDARCKAILEQWDAWAERYRQEEFIYTVRDRQVRTKLYRETLSGLRVPRVALPKYEDWGERLRFALKENLPGYFPYTAGVYPFKREEEDPTRMFAGEGTPERTNRRFHYLSYDQPAKRLSTAFDSVTLYGHDPDERPDIYGKVGNSGVSICTLDDMKKLYSGFDLCDPKTSVSMTINGPAPMILAMFLNTAIDQQLERWLHQEGKLEEAERAIEAHYAQLGLPRPRYEGPLPEGHDGFGLALLGVTGWELVEWGVVPPEVYERLRAHALQVVRGTVQADILKEDQAQNTCIFSTEFALRLMGDIQEFFIRNKVRNFYSVSISGYHIAEAGANPITQLAFTLANAFTYVEYYLARGMKIDEFAPNLSFFFSNGMDPEYTVIGRVARRIWAIAMRDRYGASERSQMLKYHIQTSGRSLHAMEIAFNDIRTTLQALLAIFDNCNSLHTNAYDEAITTPTEESVRRAMAIQLIINKEFGVAKNENPWQGSFLIEELTDLVEEAVLLEFDRLSERGGVLGAMETMYQRNKIQEESLYYEQLKHSGQLPIVGVNTFVRAGASEHEYEIELVRSTEQEKQQQLRNLRAFWRRHADRAPQALERLKAVARAGGNLFEELMHTVTVCSLGQITRAFFEVGGQYRRNM; via the coding sequence ATGCAGACCGACGTGTACCGACCCAAGCACAAGATCCGCTTTGTTACGGCCGCAAGCCTGTTTGACGGCCACGATGCGGCCATCAACATCATCCGCCGTCTGCTGCAAGCCAGCGGAGCCGAGGTCATTCATCTGGGTCATAATCGCAGCGTGCAGGAGATTGTCGAGGCGGCCATTCAGGAGGACGTGCAGGGGATCGCCGTCTCGAGCTATCAAGGCGGGCATATGGAGTTCTTCAAGTACATGATTGACCTGCTGCGCCAGCGAGGGGCCTCGCACGTTCGGGTCTTCGGAGGAGGGGGCGGGGTGATCGTGCCTCAGGAAATCCAGGAGTTAGAGGCCTATGGAGTCTGTAAGATCTTCTCCCCCGAAGACGGTCGGTCCATGGGGCTGCAGGGTATGATCAATTACATGCTCCGACAATGCGACTTTCCCACGGTTCGCCAGCTAAACGGCCAATGGGAGGCGCTGCGAAGACGCGACACGAAGGCCATCGCGGAGCTCATCACGTACGCCGAGCTGCATCCCGCAGAGGCCCGCAAGCGGTTGCCCGTGGCCGTGGGGGCCGACTCCGAGGAGGGGATGTGGGCGTCCTCCATCGACAAGCCCATCCCTGTCGTAGGGATAACGGGAACCGGCGGCTCGGGTAAGTCGAGCTTGGTCGATGAGCTGGTGCGCCGGTTTTTGAACGATTTCCCCGAGCTCACGATCGGCATCGTCTCGGTTGACCCCTCTCAGCGCCGCACTGGGGGGGCGCTTCTGGGTGATCGCATCCGGATGAACTCGGCCAGCAATTCCCGCGTGTATATGCGTTCCTTGGCCACGCGCGCCTCGGAGCGCGCCGTCAGCCAGGCCGCCCGGGAGGCGATCGAGATCCTCAAGCTGGCCGCTTTTGATCTCCTCATTTTGGAGACCAGCGGCATCGGCCAAGCCGACACGGAAATCGTGGACATAGCCGACATCACGCTCTACGTGATGACCCCCGAATACGGGGCCCCGACGCAGTTAGAGAAAATCAACATGCTCGACTTGGCCGACCTAGTTGTGCTGAACAAATTCGAGAAACGGGGAGGCCTGGACGCGCTGCGCGACGTGCGCAAGCAAGTGCGCCGCAATCGGGGGTTGTTCAACGTGCCCGATGAGCAGTTGCCCGTCTACGCGACGATCGCCAGCCGCTTCGATGATCCGGGCACTAACCGGCTCTACGTAGCCCTCTTGGAGCGCATCCGGGAGCGTTTTGGCCTGGATTGGCGTTCCCGTACTTATGGCGAGGAGGCTGGCGCCGTTATACCCGAGAAACGACCTCTGATCCCCCCCCAGCGGGAGCGATATCTGTCGGAGATCGCCGACACGGTGCGGCGTTATCACCGGTGGGCCGAAGAGCAAATCCAGATCGCCCGCAAATGGGGCCAAGTGCGCGGGGTGATCCAGCAGGTGCAGCGTTGGAACCCTGAGGACCGAGAGCTGCTTCTGGAGCGCTTGCAGAGGATGGAGCAGCATTGGGCCGACCGGCTCGACGCCCGCTGCAAGGCCATCTTGGAGCAATGGGATGCGTGGGCTGAGCGCTACCGACAGGAGGAGTTCATCTACACGGTTCGCGACCGCCAGGTGCGCACGAAGCTTTATCGCGAGACCTTAAGCGGCCTGCGGGTCCCGCGCGTGGCCCTGCCCAAGTACGAAGACTGGGGTGAGCGCCTGCGCTTTGCGCTCAAGGAGAACTTGCCGGGCTACTTTCCTTACACGGCCGGGGTCTATCCTTTTAAGCGCGAAGAAGAGGACCCCACGCGCATGTTCGCCGGCGAGGGCACGCCGGAGCGGACTAACCGGCGCTTTCACTATCTCTCCTACGATCAGCCCGCCAAGCGTCTTTCGACCGCCTTCGACTCCGTTACGTTATACGGTCACGATCCGGATGAGCGCCCCGATATCTACGGCAAGGTGGGCAATTCGGGCGTTTCGATCTGCACCCTGGATGACATGAAAAAGCTCTACTCGGGCTTTGATCTATGCGATCCGAAAACGTCCGTCTCGATGACGATCAACGGCCCGGCCCCCATGATCTTGGCCATGTTCTTGAACACGGCCATTGATCAGCAGCTTGAGCGCTGGCTGCATCAGGAGGGCAAGCTTGAGGAGGCCGAGCGGGCCATCGAGGCCCACTACGCCCAGTTGGGTCTGCCCCGTCCGCGCTACGAGGGGCCGCTGCCCGAGGGCCATGATGGCTTCGGATTGGCTCTGCTAGGGGTTACGGGCTGGGAACTGGTCGAGTGGGGGGTGGTTCCGCCTGAAGTCTATGAGCGCTTGCGCGCCCACGCCCTGCAGGTGGTGCGCGGCACCGTGCAAGCGGATATTCTTAAGGAGGATCAAGCGCAAAACACCTGCATTTTCTCCACCGAGTTCGCCCTGCGCTTGATGGGCGACATACAAGAATTCTTCATCCGCAATAAGGTTCGCAACTTCTATTCGGTCTCCATCTCCGGCTATCACATCGCCGAGGCGGGTGCCAATCCGATCACGCAGCTAGCCTTCACGCTGGCCAACGCCTTCACGTACGTGGAATACTACCTGGCCCGGGGTATGAAGATCGACGAGTTCGCCCCGAACTTATCGTTTTTCTTCTCCAACGGCATGGATCCGGAGTACACGGTTATCGGCCGCGTGGCCCGGCGCATTTGGGCCATCGCGATGCGGGATCGTTACGGGGCCTCGGAGCGCAGCCAAATGCTCAAGTATCACATCCAGACCTCAGGGCGCAGCCTACACGCTATGGAGATCGCCTTCAACGACATCCGCACCACGCTGCAGGCTCTGCTGGCGATCTTCGACAACTGCAATTCCCTGCACACCAACGCCTACGATGAGGCGATCACGACGCCCACAGAGGAGTCCGTGCGCCGCGCGATGGCCATCCAGCTCATCATCAACAAGGAGTTCGGGGTGGCCAAGAACGAAAACCCCTGGCAGGGCTCCTTTCTCATAGAGGAGCTCACGGATCTGGTTGAGGAGGCCGTGTTGCTGGAATTCGACCGGCTCTCCGAGCGCGGGGGGGTCCTAGGGGCCATGGAGACCATGTACCAGCGCAACAAGATTCAAGAGGAGTCCCTCTACTACGAGCAGCTCAAGCACTCCGGTCAGCTCCCTATTGTGGGGGTGAACACCTTTGTACGGGCCGGGGCCAGCGAGCACGAGTACGAAATCGAACTGGTTCGCTCCACGGAGCAGGAGAAGCAACAGCAGCTGCGCAACCTGCGCGCCTTTTGGCGGCGCCACGCCGACCGCGCCCCTCAGGCCTTGGAGCGCCTAAAGGCCGTGGCCCGGGCCGGGGGGAATCTTTTCGAAGAGCTCATGCATACGGTTACGGTCTGCTCGTTAGGGCAGATCACGCGGGCCTTCTTTGAGGTCGGCGGGCAGTACCGGCGCAACATGTAG
- the smc gene encoding chromosome segregation protein SMC translates to MYLARLELHGFKSFAQRTVLTFNSGLTALVGPNGCGKSNIVDAIRWVLGEQRARLLRADRMEQVIFNGSKTRKPLGMAEVSLTFHNDRGLLPAPYTEIRITRRLYRDGYSEYLLNGVLCRLRDIQELLWDTGMGTDAYSVIELGMVEGLLSEGAEGRRRLLEEAAGITRFRQHRQLALRKLDNTAADLARVYDLIAEVERQVRALERQARKAQERQRLEARIWALERRLLEHEQETLNRKWEELQERLRAVEAESSLAQTERAQRAAELGSLEERLSALEEHLGQDQAERDRQAEALQRLQAERLRKELSLKHIEERTRQLAERIEALETREGALTERQRQIAAELAQLQGELGELQTAWQEAETALLERKSALEAARKSWEQVRAERDRLTRQLYEIRLEIERRSSDRAQRAARLETLEGARATLQTELLRRQERLQTLAEQNERLQAAWEVHVRKQTELEAEQAHRERRLQSLKTEQEATQARLAHLEAEERWLEEFLSAHEGFGAPVRFLLSRPNAGIRPWPVLDLLEVDPADEAALSAALGPLAEALVVETWQEALEGARLLRESGQGKALFIVLEGLPESAPWPEIPPGAVRLAERVRPRDPRWKGLRDQLLGAVAWVPDWENISSLTARYPDLLWVSPNGDRLEGPAYWRTGGDEASFVLNVFSARRRLKELKRLRRALMARSAELETSLSEEARALEVLKEALKEHARALRDLERGRERISQEQARLEAEHRLLKKEDEALERERQALEQSRPEWETKQLEQSASEISYALARQEALYTHWEGRVRELETAWTEALTAEQAARLAYAEAHNRIEALSREAEPLARELLQLERERDEAYRRRMSALEELENLRTELRGLEAELQGHQVALKALQRRCLEREAMIRELRAQLRRHEASLRDTERRLSVLGELRQELLVACARLETERAHLEARRAELEARPSTEEIQADLFDPQAAAAELEHARTRLAEIGPTNALALEAYQEERERLRFLYAQRDDIEAAMRDVRRTLEEATEEAHRRFRQTFEAIREHFRTVLGLLFEEVEEADLRLSDPSNPLESDVLPYLRPRGKRPSSIQQLSGGEKALTALALLFALYLVKPSPFCILDEVDAPLDDANTMRFLRLLEGFRDRTQFIVVTHNKRTMEAAETLYGITMEEPGVSKVVAARLLEVPS, encoded by the coding sequence ATGTATCTGGCCCGACTTGAGCTGCACGGCTTCAAAAGCTTCGCCCAACGAACCGTTCTTACGTTCAACAGCGGGCTAACGGCCCTCGTGGGCCCCAACGGATGCGGCAAATCGAATATCGTCGACGCGATCCGCTGGGTGTTGGGCGAGCAAAGGGCGCGCCTGCTGCGGGCCGACCGCATGGAGCAGGTCATCTTTAACGGCTCCAAAACACGCAAACCCCTCGGCATGGCCGAGGTCAGCCTGACCTTTCACAACGACCGAGGTCTGCTACCGGCTCCCTATACGGAGATCCGCATCACCCGGCGCTTGTACCGAGACGGCTATAGCGAATACCTGCTTAACGGGGTCCTGTGCCGGCTGCGGGATATACAAGAGCTGCTATGGGATACCGGCATGGGAACGGACGCCTACTCGGTGATCGAACTTGGCATGGTCGAGGGCCTTCTGAGCGAGGGCGCCGAGGGGCGACGCCGGCTTCTGGAGGAAGCGGCGGGGATAACGCGTTTTCGCCAGCACCGCCAGCTGGCTTTGCGCAAGCTCGACAATACGGCGGCCGATCTGGCTCGCGTCTATGACCTTATAGCCGAAGTCGAGCGCCAAGTGCGCGCCCTGGAGCGTCAAGCCCGCAAGGCGCAGGAGCGGCAACGTTTGGAGGCGCGCATCTGGGCCTTGGAGCGACGTCTGCTGGAACATGAACAGGAGACGCTAAACCGGAAGTGGGAGGAACTCCAAGAGCGCCTGCGCGCCGTGGAGGCCGAATCCAGTCTGGCGCAAACCGAGCGGGCACAACGAGCAGCCGAGCTGGGCAGCTTGGAGGAGCGGCTCTCGGCTCTGGAAGAGCACCTGGGCCAAGATCAAGCCGAGCGCGACCGCCAGGCGGAGGCGCTCCAAAGGCTGCAGGCGGAGCGCCTGCGTAAGGAGCTCTCACTTAAACACATCGAGGAGCGCACGCGACAGCTTGCCGAGCGCATCGAGGCGCTCGAAACCCGAGAAGGCGCCCTCACGGAACGGCAAAGGCAGATCGCAGCGGAGCTAGCGCAGCTGCAAGGGGAGCTTGGCGAGCTACAAACAGCCTGGCAAGAAGCCGAAACCGCGCTCCTGGAGCGCAAATCCGCCCTGGAGGCCGCGCGAAAGAGCTGGGAACAAGTGCGAGCCGAACGCGACAGGCTAACTCGGCAGCTTTACGAGATACGCCTGGAAATCGAACGCCGCTCCAGCGACCGGGCTCAGCGCGCCGCGCGTCTTGAGACGCTCGAAGGGGCGCGCGCAACCCTGCAGACCGAGCTGCTTAGACGTCAAGAGCGCCTGCAGACCTTGGCCGAGCAGAATGAGCGCTTGCAGGCCGCATGGGAGGTGCACGTCCGCAAACAGACCGAGCTTGAGGCCGAACAGGCACATCGGGAAAGGAGGCTTCAGAGCCTGAAGACGGAACAGGAGGCCACGCAAGCCCGCCTGGCGCACCTAGAGGCCGAGGAGCGTTGGCTGGAGGAGTTCCTGTCGGCCCACGAGGGCTTTGGAGCCCCTGTGCGGTTTCTTTTAAGCCGGCCCAATGCGGGGATTCGTCCATGGCCGGTCTTGGATCTTCTGGAGGTCGATCCGGCTGATGAGGCGGCGCTCTCGGCCGCGCTCGGTCCGCTAGCGGAGGCCTTAGTGGTGGAAACCTGGCAAGAAGCGCTGGAGGGCGCGCGCTTGCTGCGGGAGTCCGGACAAGGCAAAGCCCTCTTCATCGTGCTTGAGGGCCTACCCGAGTCTGCTCCCTGGCCCGAAATTCCTCCGGGCGCGGTTCGGCTGGCTGAGCGCGTTCGCCCTCGGGATCCGCGGTGGAAGGGCTTGCGCGATCAGCTTCTGGGCGCCGTGGCATGGGTGCCAGACTGGGAAAACATAAGTAGCCTGACGGCCCGATATCCGGATTTGCTCTGGGTTAGTCCCAACGGGGACCGCCTGGAAGGACCTGCGTATTGGCGCACCGGAGGCGATGAGGCCTCTTTTGTATTGAATGTGTTCAGCGCGCGCAGGCGCCTAAAGGAACTAAAACGACTCCGCCGGGCGCTCATGGCCCGATCCGCGGAGCTGGAGACAAGCCTCTCCGAAGAGGCCCGCGCCCTTGAGGTCCTCAAGGAGGCCCTCAAGGAGCACGCCAGAGCGCTTCGGGATCTGGAGCGCGGCCGCGAACGCATAAGCCAAGAGCAGGCGCGCCTAGAAGCCGAACACCGCCTGCTCAAAAAGGAAGATGAAGCCTTAGAGCGCGAGCGGCAGGCCTTAGAGCAAAGTCGCCCGGAGTGGGAGACGAAGCAACTGGAGCAATCTGCATCCGAGATCAGCTATGCGCTGGCCCGCCAAGAGGCGCTTTATACGCATTGGGAAGGCCGAGTTCGGGAACTAGAGACAGCCTGGACGGAGGCACTCACCGCTGAACAGGCGGCGCGCCTGGCGTATGCCGAGGCGCACAACCGGATCGAGGCCCTCAGCCGAGAGGCCGAACCCCTCGCCCGAGAGTTGCTTCAGCTGGAGCGGGAACGCGACGAGGCGTATAGGAGGCGGATGAGCGCGCTAGAGGAACTCGAAAACCTGCGTACGGAGCTCAGAGGCCTTGAGGCCGAGCTACAAGGCCATCAAGTCGCCTTGAAGGCGCTTCAGAGGCGCTGCCTCGAACGCGAAGCCATGATCCGGGAGCTTCGGGCGCAGCTTCGACGACATGAGGCCTCGTTGCGCGACACGGAGCGCCGGCTCTCGGTCTTGGGGGAGCTTCGCCAAGAGCTTTTGGTCGCCTGCGCCCGACTTGAGACGGAGCGCGCACACCTGGAAGCGCGTCGGGCTGAGCTAGAAGCTAGGCCCAGCACCGAAGAGATACAGGCGGATCTATTCGACCCACAAGCGGCGGCTGCGGAGCTAGAGCATGCCCGGACGCGCCTAGCCGAAATCGGCCCCACGAACGCGCTCGCTCTAGAGGCCTATCAAGAGGAGCGGGAGCGCTTGAGGTTCTTGTATGCCCAGCGCGACGATATCGAGGCCGCCATGCGGGATGTGCGCCGCACCCTAGAAGAGGCTACAGAGGAGGCCCACCGGCGTTTTCGACAAACTTTCGAGGCGATCCGAGAACACTTTCGGACCGTCCTTGGGCTTCTTTTCGAGGAGGTCGAAGAGGCGGATCTGCGCTTAAGCGATCCCTCCAATCCGCTGGAGTCCGACGTGCTGCCCTACCTTCGGCCTCGCGGAAAACGCCCCAGCTCGATCCAACAGCTGTCCGGCGGGGAGAAGGCGCTAACGGCCCTCGCGCTGCTGTTTGCGCTCTACCTGGTCAAGCCCTCCCCGTTCTGCATTCTGGACGAGGTTGATGCCCCCCTGGATGATGCCAACACGATGCGCTTTCTGCGCCTGCTGGAAGGCTTCCGCGACCGCACGCAATTCATCGTCGTTACACACAACAAGCGCACGATGGAAGCGGCCGAGACCCTATACGGGATCACCATGGAGGAGCCTGGGGTCTCCAAAGTCGTGGCCGCGCGCCTGCTCGAGGTGCCGAGCTAG
- the purM gene encoding phosphoribosylformylglycinamidine cyclo-ligase, which yields MKPITYQEAGVDIEAGERLVARIRTWARHTFRTGVLGDIGGFGGLFRIAELGYRDPVLVSSIDGVGTKLKIAIAAARHDTIGRDLVNHCVNDIAVCGAEPLFFLDYFATGKLEPEVAEHVIKGIAEACRENGCALIGGETAEMPDLYAPGDYDLAGAIVGIVERERILDGSAIQAGDVLIGLPSTGLHTNGYSLARRVLLAHYRLESYVEELGATLAEALLAVHRSYLGLIRGLRQAVPVRAFSHITGGGIEGNTRRLLAPNLGLRIDWNAWPRPALFTLMQRLGPVSEEEMRRVFNLGIGLVAVVPPEHAQQALLWLDQVGEQAWVIGEVIPR from the coding sequence ATGAAGCCCATCACCTATCAAGAGGCCGGAGTGGACATCGAGGCCGGCGAGCGTCTGGTGGCGCGCATCCGGACCTGGGCCCGTCACACCTTTCGGACTGGGGTGCTGGGCGATATCGGCGGCTTTGGGGGTCTATTTCGAATCGCGGAGCTGGGCTACCGAGATCCCGTGCTCGTGTCCAGCATCGACGGGGTAGGTACCAAGCTCAAGATCGCCATCGCGGCCGCGCGGCATGACACGATCGGCCGCGATCTCGTCAATCATTGCGTAAACGATATCGCCGTATGCGGCGCCGAGCCCCTTTTCTTTCTGGACTATTTCGCTACGGGAAAACTTGAGCCGGAGGTGGCCGAGCACGTCATTAAGGGAATAGCCGAAGCCTGCCGCGAGAACGGATGCGCCCTCATCGGCGGCGAGACGGCCGAGATGCCCGATCTATACGCGCCCGGTGATTATGATCTGGCCGGTGCCATTGTGGGCATCGTCGAGCGCGAGCGGATTTTGGATGGGTCCGCAATTCAGGCCGGAGACGTCTTGATCGGGCTTCCCTCCACGGGCCTGCACACAAACGGCTACAGCTTGGCGCGTCGCGTGCTTTTGGCTCACTATAGGCTGGAGAGCTATGTCGAGGAGTTGGGCGCTACGCTCGCCGAAGCCCTCCTGGCCGTGCATCGATCGTATCTGGGTTTGATCCGCGGGCTGCGGCAGGCCGTTCCGGTTCGGGCTTTTAGCCACATCACCGGTGGGGGTATAGAGGGCAACACGCGCCGCCTGCTTGCGCCCAACTTGGGGCTGCGGATCGACTGGAACGCATGGCCTCGTCCGGCCTTGTTCACCCTGATGCAACGACTGGGCCCCGTCTCGGAAGAGGAGATGCGCCGCGTATTCAACCTCGGCATCGGGCTTGTGGCCGTTGTCCCGCCGGAGCACGCCCAGCAAGCCCTGCTTTGGCTTGATCAAGTCGGTGAACAGGCCTGGGTAATCGGAGAGGTGATCCCAAGGTAA
- the hutH gene encoding histidine ammonia-lyase produces MVILEGGDLTIARIAELLARREPIGLSPVAWERVHRAWRWIELAAQEEVPVYGVNTGFGALAQERIPVQARSQLQRNLLLSHAVGVGEPLPDEVVRLMLLLKINSLALGYSGVRPQTLERLIALYNADLLPWVPSRGSLGASGDLAPLAHLVLPLIGEGELKEGGRLRPARAVLLERGWAPLELGPKEGLALINGTQLMSACGTWVLLRARRLLPTADLILSMSLEALQGSLRPFDARLHAVRPHPGAAIVAENVRRLLQESEILASHRLCDKVQDPYSLRCAPQVHGASRDALAYLERVVETEINAATDNPLVFEDGTILSGGNFHGQPLALALDLAAIALAELASISERRLYLLLEGRDGLPRLLVRNTGLNSGLMLLQYTAAALVSENKVLCHPASVDSIPTSLGQEDHVSMGSIAALKLLQVLENTETVLALELLAAAQALDYRLPLMPGRGVRLAHEIVRQHIPHAEADHLLSPSIAQALELVRSGVLLEAEPALL; encoded by the coding sequence ATGGTGATCCTAGAGGGCGGAGATCTTACGATAGCGCGCATAGCCGAGCTGCTGGCGCGCCGGGAGCCTATCGGGCTATCTCCGGTGGCCTGGGAGCGGGTCCATCGCGCCTGGCGCTGGATCGAGCTTGCCGCCCAGGAGGAGGTTCCCGTCTATGGCGTAAACACCGGCTTTGGCGCCCTGGCGCAGGAGCGCATCCCGGTGCAAGCGCGAAGCCAACTGCAGCGCAACCTACTCCTTTCGCACGCCGTGGGCGTAGGGGAGCCGCTTCCGGATGAGGTGGTTCGGCTTATGCTGCTGCTGAAGATCAACTCCCTGGCCCTGGGATACTCCGGGGTGCGGCCCCAGACGCTGGAGCGGCTGATTGCACTCTACAATGCGGACCTACTACCCTGGGTCCCGTCTCGGGGTTCGCTGGGGGCGAGCGGGGATCTGGCCCCCCTGGCTCATCTTGTGTTGCCCCTTATCGGCGAGGGGGAGCTCAAAGAGGGGGGGCGCTTGCGTCCGGCGCGCGCAGTGCTGCTGGAGCGCGGCTGGGCACCCCTGGAGTTGGGCCCCAAGGAGGGGTTGGCCCTAATCAACGGCACGCAACTGATGAGCGCTTGCGGGACCTGGGTGCTTCTGCGGGCGCGTCGGCTCCTGCCCACAGCGGACCTGATCTTGAGCATGTCCTTGGAGGCCCTGCAGGGAAGCCTCAGGCCGTTTGACGCCCGCCTGCATGCGGTGCGGCCTCATCCGGGTGCGGCCATCGTGGCCGAAAACGTGCGTCGGCTTCTGCAGGAAAGCGAAATTCTGGCATCTCACCGGCTCTGCGACAAGGTCCAGGACCCTTACTCGCTGCGCTGCGCGCCCCAGGTGCACGGGGCCAGCCGCGACGCGCTGGCGTATCTGGAGCGTGTGGTGGAGACGGAAATCAACGCGGCCACGGACAACCCGCTTGTATTTGAGGACGGCACGATCTTAAGCGGAGGCAACTTCCACGGCCAGCCCTTGGCTCTGGCTCTAGATCTGGCCGCGATCGCCTTGGCCGAGCTGGCCAGCATTTCGGAGCGGCGATTGTATCTATTGCTGGAGGGGCGCGACGGGCTGCCCAGGTTGCTTGTGCGCAACACGGGGCTTAACTCTGGGCTCATGCTGCTTCAGTATACGGCCGCCGCCCTGGTCTCCGAAAACAAGGTCCTCTGCCATCCCGCCTCGGTCGATTCCATTCCCACCTCTTTGGGCCAAGAAGATCACGTGAGCATGGGCAGCATAGCGGCCCTAAAGCTGCTGCAGGTCCTGGAGAACACGGAGACCGTGCTAGCGTTGGAGCTGCTGGCCGCCGCGCAGGCGCTTGATTATCGGCTCCCCTTGATGCCGGGTCGGGGCGTGCGCCTGGCGCATGAGATCGTACGACAGCATATACCGCACGCCGAGGCCGATCACCTTCTGAGCCCAAGCATCGCCCAGGCGCTGGAGCTGGTCCGCTCAGGGGTTCTATTGGAGGCGGAGCCTGCCTTGCTATGA